The Lathyrus oleraceus cultivar Zhongwan6 chromosome 5, CAAS_Psat_ZW6_1.0, whole genome shotgun sequence genome includes the window GCGGCGAGAAAAATgaaacatgtttgcaatataatgaaaagagatgtggaaaaatgaatcacccaacacatctatttatacaaaaaaattacacaatacACGGAGGCGTCAAACCAATTGACGTCTCCTCTAGCTTTATACACATGGGCGACAATTGGATTGACAACATCATGTGTCgtagccaattcaattggctCCCCCTCTTTAAATAAAGGGTAAACGTCAAGTGATCTGGCACTTACGCCTTAACGTTTTTTTTTgaaagtggggtagtttgggaaaTAATCtgaaaagtgggttattttggaaattttttttgaaaaattaagTTATTTGAATAAAAATTTTGAATCTTAAATATATTTGAGATCTAATTTTCGGGGACTAAGTTTTAGTGGCTAAATTCAAtttgtgattgattttatggtcAATATAATTTAGTTTTTAAGGTATTAAAATTATGTGGTTAATTTTGTGATTGTAGTGACTGAAAATTTATGTTCCTAGTcattaaaaacaaaaaatttagTAGTGATCTCTTCTTATTGGTTGTCAATTATTTGGGTATAATTGATTCAGGATGGATAATTTTTTTTGACTAAAAATTGGTCACAGTTTGGTTTGGTTCGATTTTTATTGTTTTACAAAAAAAAATCGGTTTGCttcggtttggtttggttgaTCGATTTATGacatttatttttaaatattatattcATAGGTGTATTCTTTGTTATATTTTTTTAGTGTTTTTTAtgttattatttttttcaaataatACATTTCATATAATATATTTCATGCTCTACTTTCAAACAACTTAAAAGTTGTTCTTAATCCATACGAAACATTGACATGATTTTCATTGCATCATGAAATAAATTGACTGACGAATACAAAAGTTGATACTTGCCATGAGAATGTTGGAAAAGGATTTGAAAGCTTaacaaataaaatataacaaaaataacaaaaggTTTCAATACACATAAATTAACATGTTTCACCCTCAAACACACATAAAAACTATTTTGTAACAAGATTAGAAGGAAGTTtgttgaagaagaagaaacaaaaaaGTATAAAAAATAACTTGAATACGAATAAGGCAACTATAACCTATAAGAATGACGATAACGAGAGAAACAATGGTGACGGTCAGCCAAAGCAACAGTGTGGTGAGAACAAGTTTTTGTGACTTATGATTTCTATTTTTATATTTGAGGTTTGGTTTTGCCTATATGTTTTGTTGAAAGGAAAGAAATGAAAATAAATATAAAGAAAAGTTAGTCTGATACAAATTTTAAACTTAATAAtgcattaaataaaatattaattatgTATTTATAATCATCGGTTCGGTTCATCAATTCGACGGTTCTTAAAAATTAAAACTGAGAATCGAACGAAACCATCTCGATTTTtattggtttggtttggtttttgAACCGAACCAATAATAATTcatttttgtttgtttgttttaattTGAATTGTCGGTTTAATTGATTTTTTCTGATCCGGTTACGCTCCTATTAATTAAGGTGGTTATGATATTAGTTAATTTGATTTTATCACTTAATTTTAAAGTTAATCGATAACAAATTTTTGGAGAGTTCGAGTTTCatattcatattttttttattgaggatgtttttatttttttgtttggCAAACTCTTTCATCCATTCAAGTGTATGATTGTGACCGGGATAGTAATGTTGAAAACCATCTCCCTATCCTCTCCTACATCCATTCAAATATCCCAAGTTATGATCAAGTTTAAGGTTTATAATGCATACAATAAAGATATGACTTATACCTAATTATTATATTAATTGCAATCACATCCTTATTACCAAATGCTCACCTGTCCCCCACGGATACCCCCAAAGTTCCCCTACCTATTTTCTCCCGCCCATAGCCTCTATTATAATCATCACTCACTCTCACAAACAAATCACCTTGGTCAACAATCCAAAACCAAACACACGTTATTCATTATTAAAACCTCAACAAAGGTACTTACTAATAAGTACTTGTTTGTCTAATTACCAAAACAAACATCTTTGCAGGCCTTAACCTCAATATTCTCTCCTCAAATTGAAACTACTCCTCTTTATTTTCGTCCTGAATTTCATCCCTTCACATTCACTCAAcaatatatatacacacacattCTTCCAATAGTATCACCTTTCTCATAGTTACACAATTTAAAAAACTATGAAGAGTGTTTCAAAGAACAAGTTCTTAACATGTTTCCGTCCCGTCGTTGATTTTGATACTAATGTCGCCTATCCTTCTACCAATCGTTGTAAACACGATCGAGCAAGCAGTTCAATGTTTTCGGACGGGAGTGGCTCGAGATTGATAGAGACTCACGTTGTTGATCATCCTCCAAAACAAACACTTGCTAAGGTGATTAAAGCTATGGTGTTTCAAACCATATTGGTTAGTCTTTTAAATCCGCATTGTTTGAAGAGAATGATTAATTAGTTATCAATTTATCATGCATGTTGAATATTATTTTTGCTTCACAGAATACAAAAGCTCACAAGAAAAAACGTTATAGCCAAAGTTGTTTCGGATCAAAGCGTAATTATTCTTTACATACAAGAACTTCATCATCATCTTTCAAGACTAATATTGAAGAAAAGGCAATTGAATCGTCTTTGTCAAGTTCATCGTCTTCGTTGTGCTCGCCAGTATCCGAATCAAAGACTTTATCCAAGTCTAGTGGATATAAATTACACAAGACACAAAAATTTCAATGCCTAGGAATATACATGATGATTCTCATAAGCTTAGTAGTTACACTTTCTTGTGGTAAAATTAATGTCATTATTTTGACATTAATGTTGTTCTCTTGTTTCTGTTGTTGGAACAGAAGCTCTAATTGGCTAAAAAGGGTTGGTATAAGTTGTCAAACACAACATCCATAGCCCTAAAGTATAGCCATAAATCGGGACCATAAAAATAAAGATATGATTTTAAATTGATGTCTGCAAGTACAATTGCAGACGCAATATAAAAGTTTTCGATCTTTCTATAATGTCATCAGAAATTTATGTACTTTCTTTAAAAATCGGAAGTCATAGTTAAAATCCGCATTCATGCATTTTTGAACATTGATGATTCTTCGATCTTGATGGGACGATCAAGTAAAACGTAGATTTTTGAATTCATTTTATAATATAAAATATCTTTTTTGAATCTAAATCGTCTGATCTTGATCAGACGGCAACAAATATTTTAAATGTACGAATACTTGAAATATCGAATGTACGGGTAGCGAAGTCCAGTTTTCCTGTGTTGTTATCTTTTCTCCTCCATTCTCAATTGGGAGGTAACTTGGATTGGTGGAAACCTGGAACATCTGTTCATCACAAATTTTACTGCTCTTTTCTCTGTTTGGCACTGTTATTTTTATCCAAAATTGCAAGGTAGAGAAAGTGGTTATGAAATTCAATCAAAACATGGTTGGTTGTTGTAGAAATTTAATTTGTCACTAATCTTCATCTGAAATACTAATAGTAGTTAATGAGTTTTTGAAAATATCATATTTGGTAACTATATATTTTAAATAGTATTGATTTGACTCTTCTATTTTCCTTAACATAGCAAAATAATATATCAGGCTAGAAAATTATGCAAACAGAACATTACTTGCATGAGACGCAACGTAAGTGCTATCTATTTCTTCACAAGTTCGTGATCTATTTGTT containing:
- the LOC127083365 gene encoding uncharacterized protein LOC127083365 isoform X2, whose amino-acid sequence is MKSVSKNKFLTCFRPVVDFDTNVAYPSTNRCKHDRASSSMFSDGSGSRLIETHVVDHPPKQTLAKNTKAHKKKRYSQSCFGSKRNYSLHTRTSSSSFKTNIEEKAIESSLSSSSSSLCSPVSESKTLSKSSGYKLHKTQKFQCLGIYMMILISLVVTLSCGKINVIILTLMLFSCFCCWNRSSNWLKRVGISCQTQHP
- the LOC127083365 gene encoding uncharacterized protein LOC127083365 isoform X1, which translates into the protein MKSVSKNKFLTCFRPVVDFDTNVAYPSTNRCKHDRASSSMFSDGSGSRLIETHVVDHPPKQTLAKVIKAMVFQTILNTKAHKKKRYSQSCFGSKRNYSLHTRTSSSSFKTNIEEKAIESSLSSSSSSLCSPVSESKTLSKSSGYKLHKTQKFQCLGIYMMILISLVVTLSCGKINVIILTLMLFSCFCCWNRSSNWLKRVGISCQTQHP